A single window of Bombyx mori chromosome 9, ASM3026992v2 DNA harbors:
- the DnaJ-2 gene encoding DnaJ (Hsp40) homolog 2 produces MVKETTYYDILGVKPNCTTDELKKAYRKLALKYHPDKNPNEGEKFKQISQAYEVLSNPDKRRIYDQGGEQALKEGGGSGGGFSSPMDLFDMFFGGGFSGGRRRKERKGKDVIHQLSVTLEELYCGTVRKLTLQKNVICEKCEGRGGKKGAVQTCPVCRGSGMQVQIQQLGPGMIQQIQTVCCECRGQKEIVDPKDRCKVCEGRKIVRDRKILEVHVDKGMVDGQKIVFSGEGDQEPNLEPGDLIIVLDEKEHGIFKRSGNDLILRMNIELVEALCGFQKVIRTLDERDIVITVMPGEVTKHGEVKCVLNEGMPMYKNPFEKGQLIVQFIVNFPSRVPPELIPALENCLPARPRVEIPELAEECQLMDFVPEQEMRRDRQRGNAYDEDDEHPGLNRVQCATS; encoded by the exons ATGGTTAAGGAGACCACATATTATGACATTTTGGGCGTGAAACCAAATTGCACCACTGATGAATTAAAGAAAGCCTATCGAAAATTAGCTCTAAAATACCACCCTGACAAGAACCCAAATGAGGGTGAGAAATTTAAACAGATATCTCAGGCCTATGAGGTGCTCTCGAATCCTGACAAAAGGCGAATTTATGATCAAG GTGGTGAACAAGCATTAAAGGAAGGGGGTGGTAGTGGTGGTGGATTTTCTTCACCAATGGATCTCTTTGACATGTTCTTTGGAGGTGGATTTAGTGGAGGTAGACGCCGCAAGGAACGCAAAGGCAAAGATGTAATTCATCAATTATCAGTAACATTGGAGGAGTTGTACTGTGGCACAGTCAGAAAACTGACGCTTCAAAAGAACGTGATCTGTGAGAAATGTGAGGGACGTGGTGGTAAAAAG gGTGCAGTTCAAACTTGTCCAGTGTGCCGTGGCTCTGGTATGCAAGTACAAATTCAACAGCTAGGCCCGGGTATGATACAGCAGATTCAAACAGTATGCTGCGAATGCCGTGGACAAAAAGAGATTGTAGATCCTAAAGACCGTTGCAAAGTCTGTGAG GGACGTAAAATAGTACGTGATCGTAAAATTCTTGAAGTTCATGTGGATAAAGGTATGGTTGATGGGCAAAAGATTGTGTTTAGTGGAGAAGGTGATCAAGAACCAAATCTTGAACCTGGCGACCTCATTATTGTTTTGGATGAAAAGGAACATGGA ATATTTAAACGTTCTGGAAATGATCTCATTTTACGCATGAACATAGAACTTGTGGAAGCTTTGTGTGGTTTCCAAAAAGTAATAAGGACTCTGGATGAAAGAGACATTGTTATAACTGTGATGCCTGGTGAGGTTACCAAACATGGTGAAGTCAAGTGTGTACTGAACGAAG gaATGCCTATGTACAAAAATCCATTTGAAAAAGGACAACTGATTGTACAATTCATTGTTAATTTCCCATCGCGTGTTCCGCCAGAATTAATTCCTGCATTGGAAAACTGTCTACCTGCTCGACCTAGG GTTGAAATACCTGAATTGGCTGAAGAATGCCAATTGATGGACTTCGTTCCTGAACAAGAGATGCGAAGAGACCGTCAACGAGGCAACGCGTATGACGAAGATGATGAGCATCCTGGATTAAACAGAGTCCAATGTGCAACTAGCTAA
- the LOC101740273 gene encoding U3 small nucleolar RNA-associated protein 18 homolog, with protein MKRSSRNFKHEINPVKDEESRLSQILFTKKQKLIDKLKPNQELSDNIDLKPVWTDDDDGKYTAANIIPQAVSNVQYTEKLKQKYRTIVGTPSWAEIKKNTDCEDDDKLMKTVGHIVKKKTKELKKDFLEYKILPKINNDISKEGPLIKCIEFHPKMSVSLIAGQSGVVSLYSIGGDKNERLHSFNLKKWQITAAHFTPDGKSAFIASKSNHSYCIYDLVKAEAKLVQLPQISKRPHIFQLSPNGKYLATSDCFDEVYLIDTASQELIRVLKNSTNIKSAAFNSNSSELYCFGDQGIVTVWSLCTFKSLKKFYDNGCVTASCITTSACGRLIATGSGEGIVNIYKTSDLMTNEPIPLKTVSNITTKITSLKFNSTTEILAACSAYYPNAVKLIHIPSYHVYQNFPKQSFNYNHIQVVNFSPNSGYMAFSNNRGSAFLHRLKYYKNY; from the exons ATGAAACGTAGTTCCAGAAACTTTAAACACGAGATTAATCCTGTCAAAGATGAAGAATCACG GTTATCTCAAATACTTTTTACCAAGAAGCAAAAATTAATAGATAAATTGAAACCTAATCAAGAATTATCAGACAATATTGATTTAAAGCCAGTAtggactgatgatgatgatggtaaaTATACTGCAGCAAATATCATACCTCAAGCTGTAAGTAATGTTCAGTACACTgaaaaacttaaacaaaaatatagaacTATCGTGGGAACACCCAGTTGGGcggaaataaagaaaaatacagATTGTGAAGATGATGACAAACTGATGAAAACAGTAGGAcacatagttaaaaaaaaaaccaaagaactaaaaaaagatttcttggaatataaaatattaccCAAAATCAACAATGATATTAGTAAAGAAGGTCCTTTGATTAAATGCATAGAATTCCATCCAAAAATGAGTGTATCATTAATAGCTGGACAATCTGGTGTTGTTTCTTTATATTCAATTGGAGGTGACAAAAATGAAAGACTTCACAGTTTTAATCTAAAAAAGTGGCAAATAACTGCTGCACATTTTACACCAGATGGAAAAAGTGCTTTTATAGCCTCTAAAAGTAACCATTCTTACTGTATTTATGATTTAGTGAAGGCTGAAGCTAAACTTGTGCAGTTGCCACAAATCTCAAAGAGGCCACATATTTTTCAATTGTCACCAAATGGAAAATACTTAGCAACATCAGATTGTTTTGATGAAGTATACTTGATAGATACAGCATCTCAAGAACTAATAAGGGTGTTAAAAAATAGCACCAATATAAAATCAGCAGCTTTTAACAGTAACAGCAGTGAATTATATTGCTTTGGTGACCAAGGAATAGTTACAGTTTGGAgtttatgtacatttaaatctCTGAAAAAATTCTATGACAATGGATGTGTAACTGCATCATGCATAACCACTAGTGCATGTGGAAGATTGATTGCTACAGGAAGCGGAGAAGGAATAGTGAACATTTATAAAACATCTGACCTAATGACAAATGAACCTATCCCTTTGAAGACAGTATCTAatataacaacaaaaattacatcattaaaatttaattcaaccaCAGAGATACTAGCTGCATGTTCTGCCTACTATCCTAATGctgtaaaattaatacatattccCTCATATCATGTTTACCAAAATTTTCCCAAACAGTCCTTCAATTATAATCATATTCAAGTAGTAAACTTTTCTCCAAACAGTGGCTATATGGCATTTTCAAACAACAGAGGATCTGCATTTTTACATCgtttgaaatattataaaaactattaa